The Bos indicus isolate NIAB-ARS_2022 breed Sahiwal x Tharparkar chromosome X, NIAB-ARS_B.indTharparkar_mat_pri_1.0, whole genome shotgun sequence genome has a window encoding:
- the PNMA6E gene encoding paraneoplastic antigen Ma6E translates to MVKPLALLRDWCRWMGVNEERSVLLLGIPDDCEDQEFRDAVQAALGPLGRYRVLGKVFRKDLGSKIALVEFAEYLSRSLIPRQIPGKGGPWIVVCLPQAPDAESQDRPNFPAQPQRRAVVGRVGEARATGDVGGTGEVGAAGVEGAAGDVGGTGEVGAAGEEEATGDVGGTGEVGAAGEEGAAGDVGGTGEVGAAGEEGAAGDVGGTGEVRAADEEGAAGDVGRTGEVGAAGEEGAAGDVGGIGEVGAAGEEEATGDVGGTGEVAAGEEGAAGDVGGTGEVGAAGEEGAAGDVGGIGEVGAAGEEGTSKEGTSSENGPTGEEGAAGEIGDAGEERAAGEIDAGEEGAAGMEGAAGENGPTGEAGASSENGPACEEGATDEEGAAGEAGAAGQAGAGFEGRATSEAGGTGEEGTADEEGAADEAGGIGEADTADEAGVAGEAGAESEARAEDEAGTSDEEGAAGDTGVAGVAGSLSLAGAAGEAGVPMEAAAAGIAGAMDEPRARSPQWWLALEPVLENMGYLELRTFSGMEEPDEGEESFESWLDHANDMLYLWRHVTEMERRRRLVESLGGPALDLLCSLLEEDPNLTAQDCLTALVEAFGSKDPRVTARLKFMMCAQRPQESLFAFVMRLEGLLQLALGKGAVHPAIADQLRARQVLMRARPNNLMQNKLKRMRMERRPPSFVAMLQLIRETETWETDPAMGEQLPVEEEAHGVLGDLAAALGHVIITEGAAAGGSEASPASGDTSAQVAFSKEGGVEALPTREEASKAVGSSAEVAQAAPEARGAARAASAPGETTQEDGRAPSPLGLGQAAPSEAPWSPPTAWVGGASPVVPGSPGWEPEGLPQVGDQEAEEPPKKGLKPIPEEPEDEEGAVEMSPLGFSSGQ, encoded by the coding sequence ATGGTGAAGCCACTGGCGCTGCTTCGAGACTGGTGCAGGTGGATGGGCGTGAATGAGGAGCGCTCTGTGCTCCTCCTGGGCATCCCAGATGACTGTGAAGACCAAGAATTCAGGGATGCCGTGCAGGCTGCCCTGGGCCCCCTGGGCAGATACCGAGTGCTGGGCAAAGTCTTCAGAAAGGATCTGGGGTCGAAGATTGCTTTGGTCGAGTTTGCTGAGTATTTAAGCCGAAGCTTGATCCCCCGGCAAATACCAGGCAAAGGGGGACCCTGGATTGTTGTCTGCCTGCCCCAGGCCCCTGATGCTGAATCACAAGATAGACCCAATTTCCCTGCACAGCCCCAGAGACGAGCAGTGGTTGGTAGGGTAGGTGAGGCAAGAGCCACAGGTGATGTAGGAGGAACAGGTGAGGTAGGAGCAGCAGGTGTGGAGGGAGCCGCAGGAGATGTTGGAGGAACAGGTGAGGTAGGAGCAGCAGGTGAGGAGGAAGCCACAGGTGATGTTGGAGGAACAGGTGAGGTAGGAGCAGCAGGTGAGgagggagctgcaggagatgttggAGGAACAGGTGAGGTAGGAGCAGCAGGTGAGGAGGGAGCTGCAGGTGATGTTGGAGGAACAGGTGAGGTGAGAGCAGCAGATGAGGAGGGAGCTGCAGGTGATGTTGGAAGAACAGGTGAGGTAGGAGCAGCAGGTGAGGAGGGAGCTGCAGGTGATGTTGGAGGAATAGGTGAGGTAGGAGCAGCAGGTGAGGAGGAAGCCACAGGTGATGTTGGAGGAACAGGTGAGGTAGCAGCAGGTGAGgagggagctgcaggagatgttggAGGAACAGGTGAGGTAGGAGCAGCAGGTGAGGAGGGAGCTGCAGGTGATGTTGGAGGAATAGGTGAGGTAGGAGCAGCAGGTGAGGAGGGAACCTCAAAGGAGGGAACCTCAAGTGAGAATGGACCCACAGGTGAGGAGGGAGCTGCAGGTGAGATAGGAGACGCAGGTGAGGAGAGAGCTGCAGGTGAGATAGACGCAGGTGAGGAAGGAGCTGCAGGTATGGAGGGAGCTGCAGGTGAGAATGGACCCACAGGTGAGGCGGGAGCCTCAAGTGAGAATGGGCCCGCCTGTGAGGAGGGAGCCACAGATGAGGAGGGAGCCGCAGGGGAGGCAGGAGCTGCAGGGCAGGCAGGAGCTGGCTTCGAGGGACGAGCTACCAGTGAGGCAGGTGGTACAGGTGAGGAAGGCACTGCAGATGAGGAAGGGGCTGCAGATGAGGCAGGTGGTATAGGTGAAGCAGACACTGCAGATGAGGCCGGGGTAGCCGGTGAGGCAGGAGCTGAGAGTGAGGCCAGAGCTGAAGATGAAGCAGGAACATCTGATGAGGAGGGAGCGGCAGGTGATACGGGAGTTGCAGGTGTGGCCGGATCTCTGAGCCTGGCAGGAGCAGCCGGGGAGGCAGGAGTTCCCATGGAGGCTGCAGCTGCAGGCATCGCCGGAGCCATGGATGAGCCACGGGCCCGGTCCCCTCAGTGGTGGCTGGCCTTGGAGCCCGTGCTAGAGAATATGGGCTACCTAGAGCTGAGAACCTTCTCCGGGATGGAAGAGCCGGACGAAGGGGAAGAGTCCTTTGAGAGCTGGCTGGATCATGCCAACGACATGCTGTACCTGTGGCGCCATGTGACCGAGATGGAGCGGAGGAGGCGGCTGGTGGAGAGCTTGGGGGGTCCGGCGCTGGATCTCCTGTGCAGCCTTCTGGAGGAAGATCCCAACCTGACAGCCCAGGATTGCCTGACAGCGCTGGTGGAGGCGTTCGGGAGCAAGGATCCCCGGGTGACCGCTCGGCTGAAGTTCATGATGTGTGCCCAGCGGCCCCAGGAGAGCCTCTTTGCCTTTGTGATGCGCCTAGAAGGCCTGCTGCAGTTGGCCCTGGGCAAGGGGGCTGTGCACCCAGCCATTGCAGATCAGCTGCGTGCCCGGCAGGTGCTCATGCGGGCCCGGCCCAACAACCTGATGCAGAACAAGCTGAAGAGGATGCGGATGGAGAGAAGACCCCCCAGCTTCGTGGCGATGCTGCAGCTCATCCGGGAGACGGAGACCTGGGAGACCGACCCAGCGATGGGTGAGCAGCTCCCAGTGGAGGAGGAGGCCCATGGGGTCCTCGGAGACCTGGCTGCTGCCCTAGGCCATGTGATCATCACTGAGGGCGCAGCTGCAGGTGGAAGTGAGGCCTCCCCAGCCAGTGGAGATACCTCTGCCCAGGTTGCCTTTTCCAAGGAAGGTGGTGTCGAGGCCCTCCCAACGCGTGAAGAGGCCAGTAAGGCAGTTGGCAGCAGCGCCGAGGTTGCCCAGGCTGCTCCTGAAGCCCGTGGTGCTGCCAGGGCAGCCTCTGCCCCTGGGGAGACCACTCAGGAAGATGGAAGGGCTCCCAGCCCCCTGGGCCTAGGTCAAGCAGCACCCTCAGAGGCCCCTTGGAGTCCCCCTACTGCCTGGGTgggtggggcttccccggtggttccaGGAAGTCCTGGCTGGGAGCCAGAGGGTCTCCCCCAGGTAGGAGACCAGGAGGCTGAGGAGCCCCCGAAGAAGGGGCTCAAGCCCATCCCAGAGGAGCCCGAAGATGAGGAAGGGGCTGTGGAGATGAGCCCCCTGGGGTTCTCCTCTGGTCAATAG